In one Micromonospora polyrhachis genomic region, the following are encoded:
- a CDS encoding cellulose binding domain-containing protein, with protein MRIRSLRTAVFAAALVAATAAATVLVAPAASAATASFNRTTSWSTGYEARFTVTNDTSTAITSWNVQFDLPAGSTMGTYWDALVSTSGQHVTATNRSWNGSLAPGASTSFGFIVTGTGDPTNCTVNGQSCTGGPGNQVPGVPGNPRATTTTTSSISLAWDASAGTVTGYRVYEGTAVKATVTGTSATISGLATCSAHSYTVTAYNEHGESAKSAVVPASTGGCEPPTGGMAAAPYLYPGWGNPPAPATVMNATGIRWFTIAFILSNGGCAPGWDGNAPLTGGVHANTINAIRAAGGDIIPSIGGWSGNKLGPNCSTPQALAAAYQQVIDAFDLKAIDVDIENTDEFENTVVQDRILNALKIVKQNNPGIKTIITMPTTTTGPNYYGTRLINQAAALQANIDVFTIMPFDFGGGTNMYQSTVNASEGLKNALKTAFGWTDATAYSRMGISGMNGLSDQRELTTPATWTQIRDWAEARGLARFTYWAVNRDRPCPDGGVVSHCSGIAQNDWEFTSITAQFG; from the coding sequence ATGAGAATCCGTTCCCTCCGAACGGCGGTCTTCGCCGCCGCCCTCGTGGCCGCGACCGCCGCGGCCACGGTGCTGGTGGCACCGGCCGCGTCCGCCGCCACCGCGTCCTTCAACCGCACCACCAGCTGGAGCACCGGGTACGAAGCCAGATTCACCGTCACCAACGACACCTCGACCGCCATCACCTCGTGGAACGTGCAGTTCGACCTGCCGGCGGGCAGCACGATGGGCACCTACTGGGACGCCCTGGTGAGCACCTCGGGGCAGCATGTCACCGCGACCAACCGGTCGTGGAACGGCAGCCTGGCCCCGGGGGCCAGCACCTCGTTCGGCTTCATCGTCACCGGCACCGGTGACCCGACGAACTGCACGGTCAACGGGCAGTCCTGCACCGGCGGCCCCGGCAACCAGGTGCCCGGGGTCCCGGGCAACCCCCGGGCCACCACGACCACCACGTCGTCGATCTCACTGGCCTGGGACGCCTCCGCCGGCACCGTGACCGGCTACCGGGTGTACGAGGGCACAGCGGTCAAGGCCACCGTCACCGGGACCTCGGCGACCATCTCCGGGCTGGCCACCTGCTCGGCGCACAGCTACACGGTCACGGCGTACAACGAGCACGGCGAGTCGGCGAAGTCGGCGGTCGTACCGGCGTCCACCGGTGGCTGCGAGCCGCCCACCGGTGGAATGGCCGCCGCGCCGTACCTCTATCCGGGCTGGGGCAACCCGCCGGCACCGGCGACGGTGATGAACGCGACCGGGATCAGGTGGTTCACCATCGCGTTCATCCTCTCCAACGGTGGCTGCGCGCCGGGCTGGGACGGCAACGCGCCGCTCACCGGTGGGGTACACGCCAACACGATCAACGCGATCCGGGCGGCCGGTGGCGACATCATCCCGTCGATCGGCGGCTGGAGCGGCAACAAGCTCGGCCCGAACTGCTCGACCCCGCAGGCCCTGGCGGCGGCGTACCAGCAGGTGATCGACGCGTTCGACCTGAAGGCGATCGACGTCGACATCGAGAACACCGACGAGTTCGAGAACACCGTGGTGCAGGACCGGATCCTCAACGCGCTGAAGATCGTCAAGCAGAACAATCCAGGAATCAAGACGATCATCACCATGCCGACCACCACGACCGGGCCGAACTACTACGGCACCCGGCTGATCAACCAGGCGGCGGCGTTGCAGGCCAACATCGACGTATTCACGATCATGCCGTTCGACTTCGGTGGCGGCACCAACATGTACCAGAGCACGGTCAACGCCTCGGAGGGACTGAAGAACGCCCTCAAGACCGCGTTCGGCTGGACCGACGCCACAGCCTACAGCCGGATGGGCATCTCGGGCATGAACGGCCTCTCCGACCAGCGGGAACTCACCACCCCGGCGACCTGGACGCAGATCCGCGACTGGGCGGAGGCCCGGGGACTGGCCCGGTTCACCTACTGGGCGGTCAACCGGGACCGGCCCTGCCCGGACGGTGGCGTGGTGTCGCACTGTAGCGGCATCGCACAGAACGACTGGGAGTTCACCTCCATCACCGCCCAGTTCGGCTGA